The Methanobacterium lacus genome includes a region encoding these proteins:
- a CDS encoding glutamylcysteine synthetase codes for MNQEDLRNLIYERYIEPTKHKRDVYAGIELELPIINLDKTPVDLKLTHSLTEEFKKQFDFSVKGRDEKGNICALEDTVTDDIYTYDCSYNNLEISFGKEINLNRVEERFKKYYTFIQEFLNSENHFVTGFGINPYRNYNRHLPVPNGRYRMLYHHLCTYQNFRHQKNFHDMPEYGMFTSASQTQIDVHYPDLIKTINLFSRLEPIKAVLFSNSVLREDNMELACSRDMLWENSMQGYNTKNVGMYDPLPETIDELVDYMLQTSIYCTEKGDKYINFPPKVITDFYSEETIHGEYYQKGNYHPISFKPNGTDFHYLRSFKFEDLTFRGTIEFRSVCAQPVNETMTVPSFHMGLINQLDELNQILDYQTSILNQPHSLTELRNQFVRFELPDYVDKNQLKKLITEVLDLATKGLKHRGQNEEKMLKPLYKRVKNLENPGQHLIKHLNSGGELKDIIYQYAKL; via the coding sequence ATGAACCAAGAGGATCTAAGAAATTTGATATATGAACGTTACATAGAACCTACAAAACATAAACGAGATGTTTATGCCGGGATTGAACTGGAATTACCCATCATTAATCTGGATAAAACTCCGGTAGATCTTAAACTGACACACAGCTTAACTGAAGAATTTAAAAAACAGTTCGACTTTTCTGTAAAGGGCAGAGATGAAAAGGGAAATATCTGTGCATTAGAGGACACAGTAACAGATGATATTTACACCTACGACTGTTCTTACAACAACCTGGAAATTTCATTCGGCAAGGAAATTAATCTCAACAGAGTGGAGGAAAGGTTTAAAAAATATTACACGTTCATACAGGAATTTTTAAACTCGGAAAACCACTTTGTCACAGGTTTTGGGATTAATCCCTACAGAAATTATAACAGACATCTACCGGTACCTAATGGAAGGTACAGAATGCTCTACCACCATCTATGCACCTACCAAAACTTCAGGCACCAAAAAAACTTCCATGATATGCCGGAGTATGGAATGTTCACCAGTGCATCACAGACACAAATAGATGTACACTACCCCGACCTCATAAAAACCATAAACCTGTTCTCAAGACTAGAACCCATAAAGGCCGTGCTGTTTTCAAACTCGGTACTAAGAGAGGATAATATGGAACTTGCCTGCAGTAGGGACATGCTATGGGAAAACAGCATGCAGGGCTACAACACAAAGAATGTGGGAATGTACGACCCACTCCCTGAAACCATCGATGAACTAGTGGATTACATGCTCCAAACCAGCATATACTGTACAGAAAAGGGAGATAAATATATAAACTTTCCTCCAAAGGTGATAACAGACTTTTACAGCGAAGAAACCATACATGGAGAGTACTATCAAAAAGGGAATTACCACCCAATCAGTTTCAAACCAAACGGAACAGACTTCCACTATCTTAGATCATTCAAATTCGAAGACTTGACATTTCGAGGCACAATAGAATTTAGAAGTGTCTGTGCACAACCCGTAAATGAAACCATGACAGTGCCATCATTTCATATGGGACTCATAAACCAGTTAGATGAGCTAAACCAGATTCTAGACTACCAAACATCCATATTAAACCAACCTCACTCACTAACAGAATTAAGGAATCAGTTCGTGAGGTTTGAATTACCTGATTACGTGGATAAAAACCAACTTAAAAAACTCATCACAGAAGTTCTGGATCTTGCAACCAAAGGCCTGAAACACAGGGGTCAGAACGAAGAAAAAATGTTAAAACCACTGTATAAAAGGGTTAAAAATCTGGAAAATCCCGGGCAACATTTAATAAAACATCTAAACTCCGGGGGAGAACTGAAAGATATTATCTACCAGTATGCCAAACTTTAA
- a CDS encoding glycosyltransferase family 2 protein → MLTLSAIILNYKDPELTARSVQALLESAQAINVKAQVVVVDNSATETAESLKKLLGDDITLIENRENQGFSRANNQGMEVATGDYILLLNNDAFVNSETLHMGLNYLDNHEKCGVWSPKLVGLDDKFQVSCARLPSLRGLIAEYIQFKNLDWYPDLEKWNEPTDVGNVVGAFMLFRRKLLDEVGMLDEDYFFNVEDVDYCKRIHEAGYEVIYDPRYSVVHIGGASQPGKWVNDPYMHKNRKIYFKKNHGAVQGIIAGLVIWTGLNMRRFMMWRAGEL, encoded by the coding sequence ATGTTAACTTTATCAGCAATTATTCTCAACTACAAAGACCCTGAACTCACGGCAAGATCGGTGCAAGCCCTGTTGGAATCTGCCCAGGCCATCAATGTTAAAGCTCAAGTGGTGGTGGTTGACAACAGTGCAACTGAAACTGCAGAATCTCTCAAGAAATTGTTGGGAGACGATATAACCTTAATTGAAAATCGGGAAAATCAGGGATTTTCAAGGGCTAACAATCAGGGTATGGAGGTTGCTACCGGCGATTACATATTGTTACTCAACAATGATGCATTTGTCAATTCAGAAACACTTCATATGGGATTAAACTACCTTGATAATCATGAAAAGTGTGGTGTTTGGTCACCGAAACTTGTAGGTCTTGATGATAAGTTTCAGGTTTCCTGTGCAAGGCTTCCATCGCTTCGTGGTTTAATTGCAGAGTACATCCAATTTAAAAATCTTGACTGGTACCCTGACCTTGAGAAGTGGAACGAACCAACAGATGTTGGGAACGTTGTGGGTGCCTTTATGTTGTTTAGAAGGAAACTCTTAGATGAGGTGGGAATGCTTGATGAGGATTACTTCTTCAATGTTGAGGATGTAGATTACTGTAAAAGAATTCATGAAGCTGGCTACGAGGTTATCTATGATCCACGTTACAGTGTGGTGCATATTGGAGGTGCCTCACAGCCCGGGAAATGGGTGAACGATCCCTACATGCATAAGAACAGGAAGATATACTTCAAGAAGAACCATGGAGCAGTTCAAGGTATTATTGCGGGGCTTGTAATTTGGACGGGTCTTAACATGCGGAGATTTATGATGTGGAGGGCTGGTGAACTATGA
- a CDS encoding M20/M25/M40 family metallo-hydrolase: MNTKRLINTFLDLISIYSPSLQERYVCDYLTRRLKDLGFEVYEDLVGEQIGGNSGNLYGYLEGDESLEPLLFCAHMDTVEPARGKKVIMHDDGMITSDGKTILGSDAMSGVSAILEAISTLKEDNNNHRPIEVLFCVAEEIYGLGSKFFDYSAIKSKQSYTLDLSGDVGSAAFKAPSLLTFDMIVEGKSGHSNFKSDNTINAIIVACKAVSQLKTGKIDTRSTLNIGLIQGGRAPNIIPDRCAVKGEIRSFSNDETYVLLEKVIKLFTRVTEEFGAKLEVSYEMHIEAYETPLNHPVVMRFQEICEKLDIPCKLCSTFGGSDNNNIEHHGIKGLVLAAAMNSCHSNDEYTSVSELERITEVTIELMKGEIKKPRKLNSYDI, encoded by the coding sequence ATGAATACTAAGCGTTTGATAAACACATTTCTAGATTTAATTTCTATTTACAGTCCATCCCTTCAAGAGAGATATGTTTGTGATTACTTAACTCGGAGACTCAAAGATCTGGGTTTTGAGGTTTACGAGGATCTAGTGGGTGAACAGATAGGTGGTAACAGCGGAAATCTCTACGGCTACCTAGAGGGTGATGAATCATTAGAACCACTACTATTTTGTGCACACATGGACACAGTGGAACCAGCCAGGGGAAAAAAGGTAATTATGCATGATGATGGCATGATAACCTCGGATGGAAAAACCATACTGGGATCAGATGCCATGTCCGGAGTTTCAGCAATACTTGAAGCCATCTCAACCTTAAAAGAAGATAATAATAATCATCGCCCAATAGAAGTGCTGTTCTGTGTGGCTGAAGAGATATACGGGCTTGGATCGAAATTTTTCGATTACAGCGCCATCAAATCCAAGCAATCCTACACTTTGGATCTGTCGGGAGACGTGGGCTCAGCAGCCTTCAAGGCACCTTCACTACTAACCTTCGACATGATAGTGGAGGGAAAATCAGGCCATTCAAACTTCAAATCCGACAACACAATCAACGCAATAATTGTGGCATGTAAAGCAGTTTCACAGCTAAAAACAGGTAAGATTGACACGAGATCCACCCTGAACATAGGACTCATACAGGGAGGTCGTGCACCCAACATAATTCCCGACCGCTGTGCAGTTAAGGGAGAAATAAGGAGTTTTTCAAACGATGAAACTTACGTACTTTTAGAAAAAGTTATTAAACTCTTCACCAGGGTTACAGAAGAATTTGGGGCCAAACTTGAAGTTAGCTATGAAATGCACATCGAAGCCTACGAAACACCGTTGAACCATCCAGTAGTCATGAGATTTCAGGAGATCTGCGAAAAACTGGATATTCCCTGCAAGCTGTGCTCCACCTTCGGAGGTAGTGACAACAACAACATTGAACATCACGGAATAAAAGGACTGGTACTAGCAGCTGCAATGAATAGCTGTCATTCAAATGATGAGTACACTTCTGTGAGCGAACTGGAACGCATCACAGAAGTCACAATAGAACTCATGAAGGGAGAAATAAAAAAACCCAGAAAACTCAACAGCTACGACATCTAA
- a CDS encoding GHMP family kinase ATP-binding protein gives MVQLYDYLTHAKEKNATPGVRAYNRIDGPGSSLDLRDFQQAFWKLPNMSLEYDPSCKWSSALPRTVGITIDTGTKIEAFPYNPEMICVKSTEYNKEVSGRSGEIIPVKDNWLLKILEIFNLQGVKMVLTNLRKDIHSSGLGGSSTATIGVCILANELAGRPFNDVQLVSLASRIEQDMGVSITGTQEQSNVMFGGVTDYVWFPWGIPGQKSSGYGGSLRFELMKEENYHNLQDRIAIFHSGHPRDSSNVNTVWEEALKTHKGYDLHSKKLAVAYKFREGLRLENWDQVQESIENYRMIRADLCADYMKGSMDIWHEAEDHDSVVFPLGAGGGGAVFIFSKYKDSMADLRDDIQGSFTEIPSKIRSKGHEFMNL, from the coding sequence ATGGTTCAACTCTACGATTATTTAACCCATGCTAAAGAGAAGAATGCCACTCCCGGTGTGAGGGCGTATAACAGAATTGATGGGCCTGGATCCAGTCTGGATCTCAGGGATTTTCAACAGGCATTTTGGAAGCTCCCCAACATGTCTTTGGAGTATGATCCCTCTTGTAAATGGAGTTCCGCACTTCCAAGAACGGTGGGAATCACAATTGACACCGGAACCAAGATCGAAGCATTTCCCTACAATCCAGAAATGATCTGCGTCAAATCCACTGAGTACAATAAAGAAGTTAGTGGAAGGTCTGGAGAAATTATTCCTGTTAAAGACAACTGGCTCTTAAAAATACTGGAAATATTCAACCTCCAAGGTGTTAAAATGGTCTTAACTAATTTGAGGAAAGACATACATTCTTCTGGTCTTGGAGGTTCCTCTACAGCAACCATAGGAGTGTGCATACTTGCAAATGAACTGGCAGGCCGGCCTTTTAACGATGTTCAACTGGTTTCTCTCGCCTCAAGAATTGAACAGGACATGGGCGTGAGTATAACAGGAACACAAGAACAGTCCAACGTGATGTTCGGCGGAGTCACAGATTACGTTTGGTTTCCATGGGGAATACCGGGTCAGAAAAGTTCTGGATACGGTGGATCATTAAGATTTGAACTCATGAAAGAAGAAAATTATCATAATTTGCAGGATAGAATAGCTATCTTCCATTCAGGCCATCCCCGGGACAGTTCAAATGTTAATACAGTGTGGGAAGAAGCATTAAAAACTCATAAGGGTTATGATTTACATTCTAAAAAGTTAGCTGTTGCTTACAAGTTTAGGGAAGGTTTGAGATTGGAAAATTGGGACCAAGTTCAGGAATCCATCGAAAACTATCGTATGATACGTGCAGATCTATGTGCAGATTATATGAAGGGCTCGATGGATATTTGGCATGAAGCTGAAGACCATGACTCTGTGGTTTTTCCACTGGGAGCCGGTGGTGGAGGTGCTGTTTTCATATTTTCCAAATACAAAGATTCGATGGCCGATCTAAGGGATGATATTCAAGGAAGCTTCACAGAGATACCATCTAAAATAAGGTCCAAGGGACATGAATTCATGAATCTGTAG
- a CDS encoding glycosyltransferase family 2 protein, whose translation MNKQGISVIIHTLNEEKNLVNCLESVKWADDIVLIDNYSDDKTVEIAKSFTDRIFFCERVGFIEPARKFAVEQAKNEWVLIVDADEMVPLKMKQKLESIVADDLGDVVSIPHNNYFFGSKMERTGWGPLQDTHYRFYKKSLVELSDKIHSDPVIAESARIISIEDPDEGFVHFNYFTVEQFVEKMNRYTSIEAEGLFDAGDDLNSKQLALRVFDEFKLRYISFKGYKEGFRGLSMSLMMAAYRLTVLMKLKLMRNYSSKKPQKEVRKDYQKIADGIIEEYED comes from the coding sequence ATGAATAAACAGGGAATTTCTGTGATCATTCATACCTTGAACGAGGAAAAAAACCTTGTAAACTGTTTAGAATCTGTTAAGTGGGCTGATGACATAGTTTTAATTGACAACTACAGTGATGATAAAACAGTTGAAATAGCCAAGAGCTTCACAGACAGAATCTTCTTCTGTGAGCGGGTGGGTTTTATTGAACCTGCTCGAAAATTTGCAGTTGAACAGGCAAAAAATGAGTGGGTTTTAATTGTGGATGCCGATGAAATGGTTCCACTGAAGATGAAGCAGAAGCTTGAATCCATTGTGGCAGACGATCTAGGTGACGTGGTTTCCATACCCCACAACAACTACTTCTTCGGGAGTAAGATGGAACGAACTGGATGGGGTCCTCTTCAAGATACGCATTACAGATTTTACAAGAAATCCTTGGTTGAACTGTCGGACAAGATCCATTCAGATCCTGTGATAGCTGAATCTGCAAGGATCATAAGCATCGAGGATCCTGATGAAGGTTTTGTTCATTTCAATTACTTCACTGTTGAGCAGTTTGTAGAGAAGATGAACCGTTATACATCCATTGAAGCTGAAGGACTCTTCGATGCAGGTGACGATCTTAATTCAAAGCAACTGGCACTAAGGGTGTTTGATGAATTTAAACTAAGATATATCTCGTTTAAGGGTTACAAGGAAGGATTCAGAGGACTATCCATGAGTCTAATGATGGCAGCCTACAGGTTAACTGTTCTTATGAAACTCAAGCTCATGCGAAACTACAGCTCCAAAAAACCCCAAAAAGAAGTTAGGAAAGATTATCAAAAAATCGCAGATGGAATAATTGAAGAGTATGAAGATTGA
- a CDS encoding sugar porter family MFS transporter, giving the protein MLFNKNFKIINIFVILVAAITSIGGLLFGYDTGVISGAILFIREDFLLSTTAQEVTVSAVLIGAVIGASISGILADRYGRKIMIVLASIIFGIGAIFSSVSPNVNALIISRVVVGIAIGMASFIVPLYIAEVAPINIRGALVSLNQLAITLGIVISYMVDLYFAPNGSWRWMLGLAVIPSLILALGMFFMPPSPRWLISKGFESKAVAVLKKIRGIDNVDKEVNEIEQTLLLENEGKWSDLLEPKIRSALIIGIGLAAFQQLTGINTVIYYAPTILEFAGLQTATVTIFATVGIGVVNVLLTVVSILLIDRLGRRPLLLAGITGMIVSLGIMGLAFIIPGLTSSLGWLAVICLMLYVGSFAISLGPIFWLMIAEIYPLRIRGRAMSIVTMINWATNLVVAITFLTIIELLGASGTFWLYGVIAVLSLLFVYYRVPETKGKSLEEIERLCIGRD; this is encoded by the coding sequence ATGTTGTTTAACAAGAATTTCAAAATAATTAATATATTTGTGATATTGGTAGCTGCCATCACATCCATAGGGGGCCTGTTATTTGGCTATGATACAGGAGTCATCTCAGGTGCTATACTTTTTATAAGGGAAGATTTTTTACTTTCAACAACTGCCCAAGAAGTGACTGTGAGTGCAGTTTTAATTGGAGCGGTTATTGGAGCTTCAATCAGTGGTATTTTGGCTGATAGGTACGGTCGAAAAATAATGATAGTTTTGGCGTCCATAATCTTTGGTATAGGGGCGATATTTTCCTCCGTAAGCCCGAATGTAAACGCCCTGATTATAAGCAGAGTAGTTGTTGGAATCGCAATTGGAATGGCCAGTTTCATAGTTCCCCTGTACATAGCAGAAGTTGCACCCATAAACATCCGAGGTGCGCTGGTATCATTAAATCAACTGGCTATAACATTGGGAATAGTTATTTCCTACATGGTGGATCTTTACTTCGCACCCAATGGAAGTTGGAGGTGGATGTTGGGTCTGGCAGTGATTCCCAGTTTAATTTTGGCGTTGGGAATGTTTTTCATGCCGCCAAGTCCAAGATGGCTCATTAGTAAGGGATTTGAATCCAAGGCCGTGGCTGTCCTGAAAAAAATTCGAGGCATAGATAATGTTGACAAGGAAGTGAATGAAATTGAACAAACATTACTACTTGAAAATGAAGGAAAATGGTCAGACCTACTGGAACCCAAGATAAGATCGGCACTCATAATAGGCATAGGTCTAGCAGCTTTCCAGCAGCTCACAGGTATAAACACAGTTATCTATTACGCTCCAACCATCCTTGAATTTGCAGGTTTGCAAACAGCCACAGTCACAATATTTGCCACAGTTGGAATCGGCGTTGTAAATGTGCTGCTCACAGTGGTATCCATACTCCTAATAGACCGGCTTGGAAGAAGACCCCTACTCCTGGCAGGAATAACTGGAATGATCGTGAGCCTGGGAATAATGGGACTGGCATTTATAATACCTGGCCTAACCAGTTCATTGGGATGGTTGGCTGTGATATGTCTCATGCTTTATGTAGGTTCCTTTGCAATAAGTTTAGGACCAATATTCTGGCTCATGATAGCAGAGATATATCCACTTAGGATAAGGGGAAGGGCCATGAGCATAGTCACCATGATAAACTGGGCAACCAACCTGGTAGTTGCAATCACATTTTTAACCATAATCGAACTATTAGGTGCCTCAGGAACCTTCTGGCTCTACGGTGTAATAGCAGTTCTATCATTACTTTTCGTGTACTACCGTGTGCCAGAAACCAAGGGAAAATCACTGGAAGAAATAGAAAGACTGTGCATAGGGCGAGATTAG
- a CDS encoding glycosyltransferase family 2 protein yields the protein MEPKVSIILLNWNGWEDTIECLESLYQINYSNYNVILVDNHSEDKSIKKIREYLNGDLPIRSEFYEYRSSNKPIKLLENGEKPETGDGSLILLKNSENLGFAAGNNVGINHALENLDPDYVLLLNNDTVVDKNFLDELVKTGESNAEIGFVGAKTLFYDREGIVQEAGGGMIDYTHAKVEEIGYNEVDDGSLDNYIEPDYIGGACVLVKAGVIKKIGGLDPNYFMYWEDVDWCITGFEEGYKSAYQYQAVIRHKYGSSSQNTFKMYYLNRNRLYFMKKHTSGGKYLKFLAYFVPFILFETTYQLIRKSDSKMAKAHFYAMLDGFKLAKNPIKRF from the coding sequence ATGGAACCCAAAGTTTCTATCATCCTCCTCAACTGGAATGGATGGGAAGATACCATAGAATGTCTGGAATCATTGTACCAGATAAACTACTCCAACTACAACGTGATACTCGTTGACAATCATTCAGAAGATAAATCCATCAAAAAGATACGAGAATATCTAAATGGAGATCTGCCTATAAGATCAGAGTTTTACGAGTACAGATCATCTAACAAACCCATTAAACTCCTCGAAAATGGTGAAAAACCAGAAACTGGTGATGGAAGTTTGATACTGCTTAAAAATTCTGAAAATCTAGGATTTGCAGCTGGAAACAATGTGGGAATAAATCATGCCTTGGAAAATTTAGACCCTGACTACGTGCTACTACTAAACAACGACACTGTCGTTGACAAAAACTTCTTGGATGAACTTGTGAAAACTGGAGAGTCCAATGCAGAAATTGGATTTGTCGGTGCAAAAACCCTATTCTATGACCGGGAAGGTATTGTACAAGAAGCAGGTGGGGGCATGATTGATTACACACATGCCAAGGTTGAAGAAATTGGATACAACGAGGTTGATGACGGATCCCTTGATAATTACATCGAACCAGATTACATAGGAGGGGCATGTGTACTTGTCAAAGCAGGGGTCATAAAAAAAATCGGAGGCCTAGATCCCAACTACTTCATGTACTGGGAAGATGTAGACTGGTGCATAACAGGTTTCGAGGAAGGATATAAATCAGCATACCAATATCAGGCCGTTATACGACATAAATACGGCTCATCAAGCCAAAACACATTTAAAATGTATTACCTAAACAGGAACAGACTCTACTTCATGAAGAAACATACATCTGGTGGGAAGTATTTGAAGTTTCTAGCTTACTTCGTACCATTCATATTGTTTGAAACTACCTACCAGCTGATACGAAAATCAGATTCAAAAATGGCCAAGGCACATTTTTATGCCATGTTAGACGGTTTTAAACTGGCAAAAAATCCAATCAAAAGGTTTTAA
- a CDS encoding PRC-barrel domain-containing protein — protein sequence MKIDDDLLGKEVIDASGDKVGTVKEVDWDFQTKKVEFIELEEAGISSKIGLGDKRVVPINDVKEIGDKVLIKTRLFK from the coding sequence ATGAAAATTGATGATGATTTACTTGGGAAAGAAGTGATCGATGCTTCTGGAGATAAGGTAGGAACTGTTAAAGAAGTAGATTGGGATTTTCAAACCAAAAAAGTGGAATTCATTGAACTTGAAGAGGCTGGAATCTCTTCGAAAATAGGTTTGGGTGACAAGAGGGTGGTACCAATTAACGATGTCAAGGAAATTGGTGACAAGGTACTGATCAAAACCCGACTATTTAAATAA
- a CDS encoding flippase, whose amino-acid sequence MSSVQRLAKNTTLLFVSQMISYILGFFITMYSARYLGTAGFGVLSTALSLAYIFAVFTDLGLSTIITREVSRDKSLQTKYFTNTTILRLGLALLTFVLVVLFVNIVNLVHHQYPPQTVLVIYIIVASIIFNGLSGTFTAIFQALQKMEYQSISLILNSVLMLIGTIVVIYFNKDILFFALLYVIANVACLIFILSVYFWKYSLPKWDFDLNFIKITLIAALPLSIVSIFTLIAFRVDTVLLSLLKSSVDVGIYSAPYRLFEAFLFLPAAFTISVFPIFSQFFISSNDSLKFTYQKSFKYLTILSLPIAVGVTLLAEPIILLIYKSSFLQSVIVLQILIWTVPITFLNYIFGSILPAMNRQTTLLKITFISMIFNIVLNLWAIPHYSYIGASIVTVLTEIIVIILCFFVLSKSFCSVNLKNVIFKPAVASAVMACFILTVNINLFLEIIISIIIYFAVILLIQTFDREDHDILAQIIPIDRFKFLDRFFK is encoded by the coding sequence ATGAGTTCGGTACAGAGATTAGCAAAAAATACAACACTACTGTTTGTTTCACAAATGATAAGTTACATACTTGGATTTTTTATTACCATGTACTCTGCCAGATACCTTGGTACAGCAGGATTTGGGGTACTTTCAACAGCACTTAGTTTAGCATATATATTTGCAGTTTTTACAGATCTTGGATTGAGTACTATAATAACCAGGGAAGTTTCAAGGGATAAATCTCTTCAAACTAAATACTTCACCAACACAACAATTTTACGGTTGGGTCTGGCATTGTTAACATTTGTTTTAGTGGTTCTATTCGTTAATATTGTAAACTTGGTACACCACCAGTATCCTCCCCAGACAGTTCTGGTTATTTACATAATAGTTGCTTCGATCATATTCAACGGTCTTTCTGGAACCTTTACAGCAATTTTTCAGGCACTTCAAAAAATGGAGTACCAATCCATATCACTAATATTAAACAGTGTTTTAATGTTAATAGGTACTATAGTAGTCATTTATTTCAACAAGGACATTCTATTCTTTGCATTGCTTTATGTAATTGCAAATGTGGCATGCTTAATATTTATTTTGTCTGTGTACTTCTGGAAATATTCGTTACCTAAATGGGATTTCGATTTAAACTTCATTAAAATCACTTTGATTGCAGCACTACCACTATCAATAGTTTCAATATTTACACTGATAGCATTTAGAGTAGATACAGTACTTCTATCACTCCTTAAGTCCAGTGTTGATGTTGGTATTTACAGTGCCCCGTACAGACTCTTTGAAGCATTCCTTTTTTTACCTGCAGCCTTCACAATATCTGTATTCCCAATATTTTCTCAATTCTTCATATCATCAAATGACTCACTGAAATTCACCTACCAGAAATCATTTAAATATCTGACAATATTATCCTTACCAATTGCAGTAGGTGTAACCCTACTAGCAGAACCAATAATACTCTTAATATATAAGAGCAGCTTTTTACAATCTGTAATTGTCCTCCAAATACTGATATGGACCGTTCCAATAACCTTCTTGAACTACATATTTGGCAGTATACTGCCTGCAATGAACAGACAAACAACACTATTAAAGATAACATTCATATCCATGATTTTTAACATTGTTTTGAATTTATGGGCCATTCCCCACTACAGTTATATCGGAGCATCCATAGTAACTGTGCTTACAGAGATAATAGTAATTATACTGTGCTTCTTTGTACTTTCAAAATCATTCTGCAGTGTTAATCTCAAAAATGTGATATTCAAACCAGCGGTAGCAAGTGCAGTCATGGCTTGCTTCATCCTCACAGTAAACATCAACCTGTTTTTAGAAATCATTATATCCATCATAATCTACTTTGCAGTCATACTCCTCATCCAGACTTTTGACAGAGAAGATCATGATATATTGGCACAGATAATTCCAATAGACAGGTTCAAATTCCTGGACAGATTCTTCAAATAA
- a CDS encoding glycosyltransferase family 4 protein — MKIAVFHNLPSGGAKRALYGTVDYLIHKGHNVEAYLPSTANEDFLPLSELVDEVHLYHVKNTIGGWLYSSFKYVPPFVKTISLRDLEATQRDIAGIINDSDHDVVLCEQDQYTLSPFFLKYIKKPTVYYCQQPTRDEAILKKLEKMVENQPNKLKGAVFNYSDKKDLKIDMENAQHAKYILANSYFSRESILKGYGLNSYVSYLGIDTNIFRRMEVPVEDHVLSVGTITPTKGYDFLIKSLSLVKPEVRPKLIIAANHSVLEWKNYIVELAKQLDVNLEIMDMVDDEKLVELYNTSKLVLYAPYLEPFGLVPIEAMGCGTPVIGVKEGGVRETVLENQTGILVERDPQKFADAITQTLNNPTQLYDMGRNGIKEVERFWTLEHAGERIEKHLENAIKTHEHSQKQG; from the coding sequence ATGAAAATTGCAGTATTTCATAATTTACCAAGTGGAGGTGCTAAAAGAGCTCTCTACGGAACTGTAGATTATCTTATTCATAAAGGTCACAATGTTGAGGCGTACCTACCTTCAACAGCCAACGAGGATTTTTTACCATTAAGTGAACTGGTTGATGAGGTTCACCTGTACCATGTTAAGAATACTATTGGGGGCTGGCTGTACTCTTCATTTAAATACGTTCCACCTTTCGTTAAAACCATTTCACTCAGGGATCTTGAAGCTACACAGAGGGATATTGCAGGAATCATCAATGATTCGGATCATGATGTTGTGCTCTGTGAACAGGACCAGTACACACTGTCCCCATTCTTCCTCAAGTACATAAAAAAACCAACTGTGTACTACTGTCAACAACCAACCAGGGACGAAGCCATCCTAAAAAAATTGGAAAAAATGGTTGAAAACCAACCCAACAAACTAAAGGGTGCAGTATTCAACTACTCAGACAAAAAGGATCTGAAAATAGACATGGAAAATGCCCAACACGCCAAGTACATACTCGCAAACTCCTACTTCTCAAGGGAATCAATACTCAAGGGTTACGGCCTTAACTCCTACGTATCCTATCTGGGAATAGATACCAACATATTCAGAAGGATGGAAGTTCCAGTTGAAGACCATGTACTATCTGTGGGCACCATAACCCCAACCAAGGGATACGATTTTTTAATAAAATCCTTGAGCCTCGTAAAACCAGAAGTAAGACCTAAACTCATCATAGCAGCCAACCACTCGGTTCTTGAATGGAAGAACTACATAGTGGAACTTGCAAAGCAACTTGATGTTAACCTGGAAATTATGGACATGGTTGATGATGAGAAACTAGTTGAGCTCTACAACACATCCAAACTTGTGCTCTACGCACCATACCTCGAACCATTTGGACTGGTACCAATAGAAGCCATGGGATGTGGAACACCAGTAATAGGAGTTAAGGAAGGTGGAGTCAGAGAAACTGTGCTTGAAAACCAAACAGGAATACTGGTTGAACGCGACCCACAAAAATTTGCAGACGCCATAACACAAACCTTAAACAACCCAACCCAACTCTACGATATGGGAAGAAATGGAATAAAAGAAGTGGAAAGGTTCTGGACACTGGAACATGCAGGTGAAAGAATAGAGAAACACCTTGAAAATGCCATTAAAACACATGAACATAGCCAAAAGCAAGGGTGA